A part of Cannabis sativa cultivar Pink pepper isolate KNU-18-1 chromosome 6, ASM2916894v1, whole genome shotgun sequence genomic DNA contains:
- the LOC133038985 gene encoding 2-methylene-furan-3-one reductase-like: MFFDVKLAKHVFGASKVATTASTAKLELLKRLGADWSIDYTKENVEEIQKKFDVVYDTVGQVEQGLKIVKEGGKVVSISKPAVGAIFYGLSSSGITLEKLEPYLENGKVKAVIDPKGLFPFANTMEAFAYLETSTATGNVVIYPIP; the protein is encoded by the exons ATGTTTTTTGATGTGAAG CTAGCAAAACATGTTTTCGGGGCGTCGAAAGTGGCTACAACCGCAAGCACAGCCAAGCTTGAGTTGTTGAAAAGGTTGGGAGCTGATTGGAGTATTGATTACACAAAGGAGAATGTTGAGGAAATTCAAAAGAAATTTGATGTAGTGTATGATACAGTTG GACAAGTTGAACAAGGTTTAAAAATAGTGAAAGAAGGTGGGAAGGTTGTGTCAATATCTAAGCCAGCAGTTGGAGCAATATTTTATGGTTTGAGTTCAAGTGGTATTACTTTGGAGAAATTGGAACCTTACTTGGAGAATGGTAAGGTGAAGGCAGTGATTGATCCCAAAGGCTTATTTCCTTTTGCCAATACTATGGAGGCTTTTGCTTATCTTGAGACTTCTACAGCCACTGGAAATGTTGTCATTTATCCCATTCCATGA